A stretch of the Xiphias gladius isolate SHS-SW01 ecotype Sanya breed wild chromosome 19, ASM1685928v1, whole genome shotgun sequence genome encodes the following:
- the ccdc92 gene encoding coiled-coil domain-containing protein 92, translating into MASANVTLENQLHSAQKNLLFLQQDHANTLKGLHAEIRRLQQQCTDLTYELTVRSSDPSDSSEVRCRELQRRCEELEAQLKKKEEENTELLRDLEQKNAMISVLENTIKEREKKYLEELKMKSHKLAVLSGELEQRASTIAYLTSQLHATKKKLLAGSSSEASPNVSPVTSYKPTPPPTKDRQPETPRRRMKKSLSQPLHPELTEVYRLGPDGRRLVLRETVDAMPDPTPFLQAGRESPEPQVVRERPAVIPPIASERSPVPPLGATASPRHSPARDRQHKAHVGVAHRIPHGTTPLAPPQAELETLAVDQVNEEKVVRKRSGADRTV; encoded by the exons ATGGCATCGGCAAATGTTACCCTGGAAAATCAGCTGCATAGCGCACAGAAAAACCTGCTGTTCCTCCAGCAGGACCATGCCAATACGTTGAAGGGGCTACACGCAGAGATCCGTAGATTACAACAGCAATGCACAG aCCTGACATATGAGCTCACTGTGAGAAGCTCTGATCCCTCAG ACAGCAGCGAGGTCCGTTGCAGGGAGCTGCAAAGGAGGTGTGAGGAGCTTGAGGCCCAgctgaagaagaaggaggaggagaacacaGAGCTGCTCAGGGACCTGGAGCAGAAGAACGCCATGATTTCCGTCCTGGAAAACACCAttaaggagagggagaagaagtaTTTGGAGGAGCTTAAGATGAAGAGCCACAAGCTGGCTGTTTTGTCCGGGGAGCTCGAGCAGAGAGCGAGCACCATTGCTTACCTTACCTCACAACTTCACGCCACTAAGAAGAAGCTGTTGGCTGGCAGCTCCTCTGAGGCCAGCCCCAACGTCAGTCCAGTCACCTCATACAAGCCCACGCCTCCTCCAACCAAGGACAGACAGCCTGAAACCCCACGTCGCCGCATGAAGAAGAGCCTCTCCCAGCCTCTTCACCCGGAGTTGACAGAGGTGTACCGGCTCGGCCCAGATGGAAGGCGGCTGGTTTTGCGGGAGACAGTTGATGCCATGCCTGACCCTACACCCTTCCTACAGGCTGGGAGAGAGTCTCCTGAACCGCAGGTAGTGCGTGAACGGCCGGCCGTCATCCCTCCCATTGCCTCTGAGCGCTCCCCCGTCCCTCCCCTGGGTGCTACAGCCAGCCCTCGTCACAGCCCTGCTCGAGACCGTCAGCACAAGGCTCATGTGGGCGTGGCGCACCGCATCCCACATGGCACCACTCCCCTGGCCCCACCGCAAGCTGAGCTGGAGACCCTGGCTGTGGACCAGGTCAATGAGGAGAAGGTTGTGCGGAAGCGCTCGGGAGCTGACAGGACAGTTTAA
- the chmp7 gene encoding charged multivesicular body protein 7 isoform X1: MSNSAEMTLPPEWDDDDRMNFMFSDFKENRDVNTTDWDSKMDFWTALIVKSCGDRGTVCVNLQELNKIFRRKEKSPLGLATVLQSMARCGKIQRESEFAANMDCGWLSWSVGLLLVKPLKWTFSTLLGSSRVPLEESFVVIELVKEKATELLRVYRSSEFASRSIMSFQELCALSSDVCADESTLCMALLQLQRDKQVMVSLHEGEKIVKFCQPGQDCVSPVTDVDVGIYQLQRSEKLLGERVKKLGLEADKCREEARLLLREGKKSQALRCLRGRKRVEKRADNLFAKLESIRGILDRIAQSQTDKMVMQAYQAGVSALRLSLKDVTVERAENLVDQIQELCDNQDEVNQTISSGVTSADEDIDELEEELKSLLAESKPDSISGLPEVPTNDLRPFGELGLPGNAPLSSPPAVPHSHLNITTEQLEEELNRLTLTDSGFQQKKMTSSAKRLEPAQ, from the exons ATGTCTAACTCCGCCGAAATGACCCTGCCACCGGAGTGGGACGATGACGACCGGATGAATTTTATGTTCTCCGACTTCAAGGAGAACCGAGATGTCAACACGACGGACTGGGACAGTAAGATGGACTTCTGGACGGCTCTGATCGTGAAGAGCTGCGGGGACCGCGGCACTGTGTGTGTCAATCTGCAGGAGCTGAACAAGATCTTTCGGAGGAAGGAGAAGTCACCGCTGGGCTTGGCGACTGTCCTCCAGTCCATGGCCAG ATGTGGGAAGATTCAGAGGGAGTCAGAGTTTGCTGCCAACATGGACTGTGGCTGGCTGTCCTGGAGTGTCGGCCTGCTTCTGGTGAAGCCTCTGAAATGGACCTTCTCCACTCTGCTGGGTAGCAGCCGGGTCCCTTTGGAGGAGTCCTTTGTTGTCATTGAACTAGTGAAG GAGAAAGCAACAGAATTACTCAGGGTCTACAGGAGCAGTGAATTTGCAAGCCGCTCCATCATGTCATTTCAAGAGCTCTGTGCTCTGTCCTCTGACGTCTGTGCTGATGAGAGCACCCTGTGCATGGCTCTCCTGCAGCTACAGAGGGACAAACAAGTGATGGTTTCATTGCACGAAGGCGAGAAG ATTGTTAAGTTTTGTCAGCCTGGGCAGGACTGCGTCTCTCCAGTCACTGATGTGGATGTAGGCATCTACCAGCTGCAGCGCAGTGAGAAGCTGCTGGGGGAGCGGGTGAAGAAACTGGGCCTGGAGGCTGACAA GTGCAGAGAGGAGGCAAGGCTTCTGCTGAGGGAAGGGAAGAAATCACAG GCACTGAGATGTTTGAGAGGCCGCAAGAGGGTTGAAAAGAGAGCAGACAACTTGTTTGCCAAACTGGAGTCCATCAGAGGAATCCTGGACAGAATAGCCCAGTCACAGACAGATAAGATG GTTATGCAGGCATATCAGGCTGGAGTGTCTGCGCTCAGACTCTCTCTTAAGGATGTGACTGTGGAACGTGCTGAGAACCTTGTGGATCAAATCCAGGAG TTATGTGACAACCAAGATGAGGTGAATCAAACTATATCCAGTGGTGTGACCAGCGCAG atgaaGACATAGATGAGTTGGAGGAAGAACTAAAATCTCTGTTGGCCGAGTCAAAGCCAGATTCCATCTCAGGTTTACCTGAAGTTCCGACCAATGATCTGCGACCCTTCGGGGAGCTGGGCCTCCCAGGTAACGCCCCGCTCAGTTCTCCCCCCGCTGTGCCTCACAGCCACTTGAATATTACCACTGAGCAGCTGGAGGAAGAACTGAATCGGTTAACCCTTACAGATTcag ggtttcaacagaagaaaatgaCATCATCTGCCAAGAGATTAGAGCCTGCACAGTGA
- the chmp7 gene encoding charged multivesicular body protein 7 isoform X2 yields MSNSAEMTLPPEWDDDDRMNFMFSDFKENRDVNTTDWDSKMDFWTALIVKSCGDRGTVCVNLQELNKIFRRKEKSPLGLATVLQSMARCGKIQRESEFAANMDCGWLSWSVGLLLVKPLKWTFSTLLGSSRVPLEESFVVIELVKEKATELLRVYRSSEFASRSIMSFQELCALSSDVCADESTLCMALLQLQRDKQVMVSLHEGEKIVKFCQPGQDCVSPVTDVDVGIYQLQRSEKLLGERVKKLGLEADKCREEARLLLREGKKSQALRCLRGRKRVEKRADNLFAKLESIRGILDRIAQSQTDKMVMQAYQAGVSALRLSLKDVTVERAENLVDQIQELCDNQDEVNQTISSGVTSADEDIDELEEELKSLLAESKPDSISGLPEVPTNDLRPFGELGLPGFQQKKMTSSAKRLEPAQ; encoded by the exons ATGTCTAACTCCGCCGAAATGACCCTGCCACCGGAGTGGGACGATGACGACCGGATGAATTTTATGTTCTCCGACTTCAAGGAGAACCGAGATGTCAACACGACGGACTGGGACAGTAAGATGGACTTCTGGACGGCTCTGATCGTGAAGAGCTGCGGGGACCGCGGCACTGTGTGTGTCAATCTGCAGGAGCTGAACAAGATCTTTCGGAGGAAGGAGAAGTCACCGCTGGGCTTGGCGACTGTCCTCCAGTCCATGGCCAG ATGTGGGAAGATTCAGAGGGAGTCAGAGTTTGCTGCCAACATGGACTGTGGCTGGCTGTCCTGGAGTGTCGGCCTGCTTCTGGTGAAGCCTCTGAAATGGACCTTCTCCACTCTGCTGGGTAGCAGCCGGGTCCCTTTGGAGGAGTCCTTTGTTGTCATTGAACTAGTGAAG GAGAAAGCAACAGAATTACTCAGGGTCTACAGGAGCAGTGAATTTGCAAGCCGCTCCATCATGTCATTTCAAGAGCTCTGTGCTCTGTCCTCTGACGTCTGTGCTGATGAGAGCACCCTGTGCATGGCTCTCCTGCAGCTACAGAGGGACAAACAAGTGATGGTTTCATTGCACGAAGGCGAGAAG ATTGTTAAGTTTTGTCAGCCTGGGCAGGACTGCGTCTCTCCAGTCACTGATGTGGATGTAGGCATCTACCAGCTGCAGCGCAGTGAGAAGCTGCTGGGGGAGCGGGTGAAGAAACTGGGCCTGGAGGCTGACAA GTGCAGAGAGGAGGCAAGGCTTCTGCTGAGGGAAGGGAAGAAATCACAG GCACTGAGATGTTTGAGAGGCCGCAAGAGGGTTGAAAAGAGAGCAGACAACTTGTTTGCCAAACTGGAGTCCATCAGAGGAATCCTGGACAGAATAGCCCAGTCACAGACAGATAAGATG GTTATGCAGGCATATCAGGCTGGAGTGTCTGCGCTCAGACTCTCTCTTAAGGATGTGACTGTGGAACGTGCTGAGAACCTTGTGGATCAAATCCAGGAG TTATGTGACAACCAAGATGAGGTGAATCAAACTATATCCAGTGGTGTGACCAGCGCAG atgaaGACATAGATGAGTTGGAGGAAGAACTAAAATCTCTGTTGGCCGAGTCAAAGCCAGATTCCATCTCAGGTTTACCTGAAGTTCCGACCAATGATCTGCGACCCTTCGGGGAGCTGGGCCTCCCAG ggtttcaacagaagaaaatgaCATCATCTGCCAAGAGATTAGAGCCTGCACAGTGA
- the lgi3 gene encoding leucine-rich repeat LGI family member 3 → MLELGPRWLRLICLSLLCMCLCLPRESNARRAPKIPRCPATCSCTKDSAFCVDTKAIPKSFPPGIISLTMVNAAFTTIPEGAFSHLHLLQFLLLNSNTFTTVADDAFAGLSHLQYLFIENNDIQALSKFTFRGLKSLTHLSLSNNNLQQLPRDLFKHLDILTDLDLRGNSFRCDCKIKWLVDWMEKTNTSVPAIYCASPFEFQGRRIHDLVPRDFSCISADFAVYETFPFHSVSVESYEFNGDQFVAFAQPDSGFCTLYVWDHVEMVFRRFHNITSRSAVYCKPVVINNTIYMVVAQLFGGSHIYKWEEGPQRFVKIQDIDTTRVRKPNFVETFQMDGEWYFVVADSSKAGSTSIYRWNSNGFYSHQSLHPWHRDTHVEFLDVGGKPHLILSSASQPPVVYQWSRSQRQFAFYYQITELADVQMVKHFWVRKVLYLCLTRFIGDSKILRWEGQRFIEIQTLPSRGSMAVYPFTVGLRQYLILGSDFSFSRVYLWDDLTQRFQPFQELNMRAPRAFSLVSVDNKDILLAASFKGNTLAYQHLVVDLSAK, encoded by the exons ATGTTGGAGCTCGGCCCGAGATGGCTGAGGCTGATCTGCTTGTCCCTTCTGTGTATGTGCCTCTGCCTGCCGAGGGAATCCAACGCCAGGAGAGCCCCCAAGATACCCCGCTGTCCTGCTACCTGCTCCTGCACCAAAGACAGTGCCTTCTGTGTGGATACCAAGGCTATCCCCAAGAGCTTCCCTCCTGGAATCATCTCTCT GACCATGGTGAATGCAGCCTTTACTACAATCCCAGAGGGAGCTTTCTCGCACCTTCACCTGCTGCAGTTCCT GCTCTTGAACTCCAACACATTCACCACGGTGGCTGATGATGCCTTTGCTGGTCTGTCTCACCTGCAGTACCT GTTCATTGAGAATAATGACATCCAGGCTCTCTCAAAGTTTACCTTTAGAGGACTCAAATCCCTGACTCACCT ATCTCTCTCAAACAAcaacctgcagcagctgcctAGAGATCTCTTCAAACATCTAGACATCCTCACAGATTT AGACCTGCGGGGGAACTCTTTCCGCTGTGACTGTAAAATCAAGTGGCTGGTAGACTGGATGGAGAAGACCAACACTTCTGTTCCTGCCATCTACTGCGCCAGCCCCTTTGAATTCCAGGGACGCAGAATCCACGATCTCGTACCACGAGACTTCAGCTGCATCAGCGCAG ATTTTGCTGTTTATGAAACCTTCCCTTTCCACTCTGTGTCAGTGGAGTCCTATGAGTTCAATGGAGATCAGTTCGTGGCCTTTGCTCAGCCTGACTCAGGGTTCTGCACCCTGTATGTATGGGATCATGTGGAGATGGTCTTCAGGAGGTTTCACAACATCACCT CTCGCTCTGCTGTGTACTGCAAACCAGTAGTGATAAACAACACAATTTACATGGTCGTGGCTCAACTTTTTGGTGGATCTCATATCTACAA GTGGGAAGAGGGCCCGCAGCGCTTTGTAAAGATCCAAGACATAGACACCACTCGAGTGAGGAAGCCCAACTTTGTGGAGACCTTCCAGATGGATGGAGAGTGGTACTTTGTAGTAGCAGACAGCTCCAAGGCAGGCTCCACCAGCATTTATCGCTGGAACAGCAATGGTTTCTACTCCCACCAGTCGCTCCATCCCTGGCATCGGGACACCCATGTGGAGTTCCTTGATGTTGGGGGAAAACCTCACCTCATCCTCTCCAGCGCCTCTCAACCGCCAGTAGTTTACCAGTGGAGCCGAAGCCAGAGGCAGTTTGCTTTCTACTACCAAATCACAGAGCTGGCCGACGTGCAGATGGTTAAGCACTTCTGGGTGAGGAAAGTTCTCTACCTTTGCCTAACACGCTTCATTGGTGACTCCAAGATCCTCCGCTGGGAAGGGCAGCGTTTCATAGAGATCCAGACTCTCCCGTCTCGGGGCTCAATGGCAGTGTATCCTTTCACAGTGGGCCTCCGCCAGTACCTCATTCTTGGAAGtgatttctctttctccagaGTATACCTGTGGGACGACCTCACTCAGCGCTTTCAGCCCTTCCAGGAGCTCAACATGAGAGCCCCGCGGGCATTCAGCTTGGTGTCCGTCGACAACAAGGACATTCTGCTGGCTGCCAGCTTCAAGGGCAACACCCTGGCCTACCAGCATCTGGTGGTGGATCTCAGTGCCAAGTAG